The Xyrauchen texanus isolate HMW12.3.18 chromosome 13, RBS_HiC_50CHRs, whole genome shotgun sequence genome contains the following window.
TAAATcataagatacatttttttttggtgtgaactagccctttaagtcaataattattgttttaaagCCTCCTAATTTGTCCTAATTTGTTGAGTTTAAAATTCAGAGTGGAATATAACAAATTAAAACGGGGCAGAAAATAAATGGAATAATCGGATTATAAATCGGAATTATGCCTCTTGCCTTAATAAACGATTTACTTGATTTATGCACCAAATCCATAAGCCTTCAGTTTGCCATTAGATTAGTATGATTATGAATGTGCTCAGTTTATAGAGAATTAGATGTTTTTTTCTTGTGTACACTTCCTCCATAAAGAGGTGGTATTATTTCAGTCAAATACCACCTCTTGGTTGAATTTGGTCCAGTTCTTCTCATGTGCTAAAGGCTAATTTACAGTATAATTACTGTGTGAACAGGCATCTTTTAGTTTGCataaatattattacaaaattcACTGATGTGTTTGTTCTGCTAAGGTAGTcatttggtgatatttctcctgtttgcGCACATCCCAGAAATTCTTGACCAAGAAAATTCGGCTTGTCAAAGAACATTGATGGTTGGTAGTTTGGACCTaatgtttttacagtattttccTCAACAaactaataataatgataaattccATTCCACATAGCATAAACACAGGCTTAGTTCACCTAGGGTGCTTTGGTTGTTCAGGAGAAAAAAGTGTGTCTTCTTCCATTGTATAAATAAGGCTTCAGTAGCATATAATTCTGGACTGAGAATGAATAACATTGGTGATTTATGTCTCGGGATTTATTTGTAGTATTTAATGCCACAAAATTGTTCCATCTAAAATATATTCACCATATAAATGAGATGGAAACTATGTAATTAGTatgtaatacaaatataataatttttaataggCCAACTATCTTACCAAGATTATAcaaatttgaataaattatttttactgTTAGCAGTATAATTCCAAAAAGGTAAAACGTAAGGATTTGGAAGTGGTACGGAGCATTTATGTGTTGCTGTCAATGCTTGAGAGCTAGATTAGGATTAGTGATACATGTAGCACACTTGTGCAGTCCTGACTGAGGTCTCAGGGGGTTGGTAACTAGGGCATGTGCCGTGCACCTGTATTGACATACGTAGCCTCATTGTGAATGTGGTCTAGCAGCCTGAACGGCTCATACAGGTGGTCTGAAGATGAAGTCAGATGCCATTGACACAGAGTACTACAGTGCATAGTCACAAACCATTGTCCAACAGACAGATCAGGCTGTTTCTAGACTTCAAGTATGGCCTTTTTAAGTTAGCTAGGGGTACTTggatcaaattttattgtatttattactttTGTAATTGCATTATTGCTCCTGAATGCTGAGGACATTAATCATGATGAGCCCAACACAAAATTTGAATTTTATTGATCAAATTGGTGTGGACCTCTAAGTCATATCCCCCATTGAGATACAAGTGCATCCTTTTATCTTTTCCTGTTTTCTACAATGATGGCCCTGAAATAAGAGGACATATTTGTCATTCTGTTCAGTATGCCTTAACTTGTCTTTAGAAACTGGATGAATCTTCGAGATGCAGAGACAGGGAAGGTGCTCTGGCAGGGAACTGAAGACCTCTCCCTTCCTGGAGTAGAACATGAAGGTTTGTGGTTCTCAGCATTACCTTGGATCaaagatttaaaacatttaatgaatGAGCTAATCTAATTCTTCTCTGATGTCCACTACTTCACTGCCCTTTGCAGCGATGTCAGTAGTTTGGTTTCATTCCTTTTattttactgcacattttgggatgtcacataaaaactgctggatggaaataCCAAGATGCAAATAACATTTCCAAAATGTGCACGTATACGCTCACTtgagatggaaaacatttttattcgataagaagaaatgTGCCTAaattatgatggaaacacataTACCAAAATAACTCCTAGGGAATTTATTACTAGATGTGCATACAAAAAGTAATGTGACTGAATTATTCACTTataactggactaaccagtgGACCaatcatctgaaatgttgctctggtcatcctgaaataatggTGTCCTGCAATACAAAGCCTGCAAAGAGGATGCAGAGCAAATAAGTCTAATACAAACAGGTTTATTGTCactttaagaaaaatgtattaaatatctgCAATGGTAAAATCATGAGGAAGGAGGAACGCACACACAGATAGCTCCCAGAACTTTGTGACGTGTTGTTGTTCCCAGACATGAGACAAgttctttacagtgttttgtgtgtgtgctctaAACTGCGAGTATGTTATTGATAGAAGAGTCACAGTGGCtacagtcaagtcaagtaatttttatttgtatagcacttttcacaacacaagtcgtttcaaagcagctttacataaaatcatgcatttacagaaaaataaactgtaatatctataaagtcttagagtcatcattgtgtacatGATAGTAAATTGTGTAtgtacataaataattaaataataattgtatttggaaccccagtgagcaaggcgaacgcaactgtggcaaggaacacaaaactccataagatgttgattaaaggagaaaaataaccttgggagaaaccagactcactgtgggggccagttcccctctggctaaatagcatgaatgtaatgccaatattagttatttgtgtgctgtGCAGTGcagttaaaatgagtaaactaagttaGTGTTaaaggccagtgtttaaacaaagattttgtatgaacggtaagattaatgactaatatatTTTGAAGCTCATCCTGGAttatctgcagaagttcacatagatgcattgtcctttgttagttggctgataaaggcttttgttggcaattaattgatagcatatgcattccattttaagagtgtagtccatcattagaccaaggtgatgcaggcagagatcagtgaggtgaatcacagttcaacctgcaggtcatttcggtgaggtctatcataaatccaaggttcaggcagtggcatttgaagtatcccatgtcttattgttggagttggcatcagttcatcctctggaGTACATAGTAATTGATTGacgtgatgtctggctggcatcTGCTGCATTTTGTcttcatcactcagagacacgtagctgTGGAGTCCgataccaagcaggaacagagctggattttgccagctctggtaacctcggtaAATGATCGCCAGGTTGAGACAGGAAAAaaagagttatagatcatgataaatgtttctggttccggcagatctaactaaagcagcctaattttgagttgatggataaattaggtgtatgcctggctaaatagatgagtctttagtctagacttaaactgagggagtgtgtctggaTCTCGAACAATGTtaaggagactattccatagtttaggagcaaaataggaaaaggatctacctcattttgtggatttttatattctaggaactattaataggccagaagtTTTCGAttataatgaacgtgatggaatatatcGTGAtggaaggtcacttaagtactgcggagctagaccgtTCAAAGCTTTGTGTGTagttaacaaaatgttaaaaattaatatgaaatttaacaggtagccaatgtaacgatgataaaatggggctaatatgatcatattcttGGTTTtaatcagcactctggctgcagcattttgaaccaattgaaatgtatttattgaacttgcaggacatcctcccttTAATGCAGTCTTGatgtcatgaacgcattaattagtttttcagcatcagcaacaaagagcatgtgtcgtaacttagcagtATTTCtgtggtggaagaatgctgttctataaacattggaaattagattttcaaaggactgattggtatcaaatataacacctaagttcttcactgtagaagacgatgtaacagtacatccatcgagagtcaaatcaTATTTTAGCTGCCtaattttgtcagaattgagtagaagaaaatatttggccatccaatctttgattttattgataccctctgctaatttggagaattgatAAATTTCGGTGGGTTTCGAAAAAATATAAAGTagggtatcgtcagcataacagtgaaaacgtATTcaacgattcctgataatatctcccaggggaaacatttataaggagaaaagcagaggccctaaaactgatccctgtggcactccatacttaacttttccGGATATAATTACAGTTTATCCGGAAGtgacgattttgttcttttgaacacctGGGTGGAAATGTGGCTTTATTATCATAAATTACTTTTGCAACTTGAATGGAAACTAGTGAGGTCAAGACTGGACTGTTTTCACTTTTTTGTGCAATGTGCCATGTCTAGTaattaacagattcatttatttctGTGCATTTTCAGCCCGGGTTCCTAAGAAGATCCTGAAATGTAAAGCTGTTTCCAGAGAGCTGAATTTTTCTTCAGTAGAAAAACTGGAAAAATTCCGACTGGAgcaaaaagttttctttaaaggCCAGTGCCTAGAAGGTTGTTCTTGTTCTTTCCCACACATTCTACTGATAATGATAGGAAATAGTGCTGATAATAGTAAACACAACATTCAAGGTCCCTTTTGTAAGATGTGTCTGGTTCTGAAATATCTACAAAATGTTATGACAAGCTGTGATATCTTCTCAAGCAAGGATTTGAGAAAATGGCATTATTCCATTATTCCATATTTAAATGGAGGTGATTGCCTTATTTTAAAAGGTTTATTACAACACTTGTTTTTCCCTTTATAAATTTAGATAAAGAAATCAACACTGAATATTGTATGCTCTGTTAAAAAAACATAGCTAAAACTATACTATAAACTCTGCCTAAATTTAGGATAAAGGCTAAAGTAATGATAAAAGATTGGCAAAATATTATCCTATATTAACTTCTAGTGTCTTGTAGATTTTGAATAGTCACAATATTCCATGAAACACTCTTCATCATGTTTTAGGAGGTGATTTAAACCTTCAGACCAGTGTCGGTTTCATACATACAGTAAGTTTAAACGTCAAAGTGAGGCACTGGTAACGTTTAACAcgttttgaaacatttgaatattTGAGAATTCTAGGATATAGGATATCCCATCCTAAGGTTCTTGAGTAATTTATGTTTTAGCATATTCTGAACTGCAATAGTTGCCATTCAGTGTCATTTAAGTGCATTATTCTAATAAAGGTTTCTAAAAGGGATGGTTCGACcaaaaatttatataatttactcaccctcatgccatcccggatgtgtatgactttctttcataagcagaacacaaacaaagatttttagaagaatatctcagctctataggatcatacaatgcaagtgaatggtgagagaatgtgaaagtgaaagaggagatttatagtaaaacagtggatttaaccaccggagtcttgtggattactaataatgctgcctttatgtgatttttttctgagcttctgaccaccattcacttgcattgtatgatccTGCAgaattgaaatattcttctaaaagtctttgtttatgttctgctgaagaatgaatgtcatacacatctgggatggcatgagggttagtaaatgatgagatcattttcatttttggattaaaaaTCCCTATACATAATCCAAATTGTAcccaaaattattttcaaaaaatgtttcaCTACTAATTAATGATGCAAAAGCAATTGTGATCAGTGATTGTCTTCATAGTGAAATGTGATTATATTAAATATCTGTGCTTGATGTCCTCATGCTAGgctcagcctggtctcatgaaatttacgtgagcattgcaacatttatgtgcttcattacacgggGAGGGGCAAAAATTAGATTGTAATCAgaagtttttaaggtgaattttagatggatgttttaataagTACTTAtccaacacctaaccctaaccaatagtgtccgaaAAGATAAATGTGAGTTTaccaaaacagacatccttacacttAACCAACATCTAACCCTAACGATagtgttttaaatgcaaaaaaaaaaacaaaaacaaaactcacattaactgaagcaTCCACATAATTTTGTGTCACTGCTATGCCACTTTTACTTCTGTGTGTCTTTGGCTGGACTCAAACCGCAGCCATCAAGTCCAACGCTCTAGAAGGTGAGCTACCAAGTAAGCTAATGACAAATtagtatatgtaggtgggtctgtaatacaagtgttaaaatgtatcttttttattttttattcatgcaTTAAAGTGAAAgtattttgatatcataacattgGGGGTGTAATAGAGTGAAAACTATTTTAAGAAAATCATAATCAGCAATTTTACTCGTAATTTGTTagacaatgattaaaccacacagttgttgtagtgcctctagtgttcatttcaccaggaaaccagCAAATATGTAGAGAGCAGCACTTACAAGTCAGTttgctaaaatgtatataaagttctatgagaccaggttggctaGACTTAACTTGTCAAGTTACATTTTGGCTAATAAGATCAAAATTGGACATGTTAAATTTGAAAAAATGACATGAGGAGATTTTTGGATGCTTGTTAGTGAAAGTGCTTTCTTCTGGTTGGCTTACTGCATTTGAAGCACTTAAAGCTTAAGTGCTTACACAAAtacttttgtcttttttcagAATGGTTCTTTGAGTTTGGCTTTGTGATTCCTAATTCTACAAATACATGGCAATCTTTGATAGAAGCAGCGCCAGAGTCACAGATGATGCCTGCAAATGTCTTAACGTAAGAAGTTAAACAATTTCCTTTCAAGTATGATTACAAGTGCTGTGTTATTATTTTCAGTAATTTGTTCAAATTAGATATTTATagtatttgtttattgtttgatGATATTTCCTCTCTTGCAGTGGTAATGTTGTTATAGAGACCAAGTTTTATGATGATGACCTTCATGTCAGCACGTCCCGGGTACGACTTTTCTACGTCTGAGGCATGGAATCCTTAATTTTTTTACTGTCACTCCAGAGGATGGCCCAGTCACTACAGGTTTTACTAGCCAGAGGAGACACTCAACATACAGAGTATTTCTAAAGGCAGTGTGAAAACAGCATTAAAAGGAACATTTCAGTAAAACACAATGTCAAGACAAACGATCACACCACTTGTATTGCAGATAAAGACTTGTACATAAGAGCTATGATGCTCATGACAACCTGGTTGTGTACATTtctgtttgtgtatttttctctTCTCCTTTTAATTCCGCAATGTACACTGCTTGTTTATCGTCTGTTTTCTGCCAGACTGTGGTTAATCATGGTCtcgttttgttttgcttttttagccATAACTGTAAAATAGGCTGTGTTGATAATACATGATGGAATTACGGATTAAAATATTGGAATAAATGAATGCTGTACTTTTCATTTGACTATAGTATGTTTACATTCTCTCACACCTCTCAACTAGTGGCGTCTTTGAATTTACATGTGCATAACACACAGTAAGTGGAATATAAAGCCAATTTAGATTAAAAGTATAAATCAGATCAGAAAATCAATCAGTGTGAAACAGCTGAACATTTagcttttaacattttataaagatGCAAGTTCTTAAAGTCACGTCATCAGTGCATTAAAGTTGCAAAACTGCAACCTTAACAGTTCATTTTAGACTAGCCAggtttaatttcattttcattacattatccagttaaaatatatttgtaggtAATCTTTATGGTTATCACAATGGTGTCAAAATTTGTGTTTAG
Protein-coding sequences here:
- the LOC127654173 gene encoding retinal rod rhodopsin-sensitive cGMP 3',5'-cyclic phosphodiesterase subunit delta isoform X3, translating into MNLRDAETGKVLWQGTEDLSLPGVEHEARVPKKILKCKAVSRELNFSSVEKLEKFRLEQKVFFKGQCLEEWFFEFGFVIPNSTNTWQSLIEAAPESQMMPANVLTGNVVIETKFYDDDLHVSTSRVRLFYV
- the LOC127654173 gene encoding retinal rod rhodopsin-sensitive cGMP 3',5'-cyclic phosphodiesterase subunit delta isoform X2, with amino-acid sequence MEENMSSKEDRAKEILKGFKLNWMNLRDAETGKVLWQGTEDLSLPGVEHEARVPKKILKCKAVSRELNFSSVEKLEKFRLEQKVFFKEWFFEFGFVIPNSTNTWQSLIEAAPESQMMPANVLTGNVVIETKFYDDDLHVSTSRVRLFYV
- the LOC127654173 gene encoding retinal rod rhodopsin-sensitive cGMP 3',5'-cyclic phosphodiesterase subunit delta isoform X1: MEENMSSKEDRAKEILKGFKLNWMNLRDAETGKVLWQGTEDLSLPGVEHEARVPKKILKCKAVSRELNFSSVEKLEKFRLEQKVFFKGQCLEEWFFEFGFVIPNSTNTWQSLIEAAPESQMMPANVLTGNVVIETKFYDDDLHVSTSRVRLFYV